In one Bacteroidales bacterium WCE2004 genomic region, the following are encoded:
- a CDS encoding NAD+ kinase, giving the protein MRLAYYIKKDRLRGDTRVEALLVSLRAAGHTLYAVAQPSDLQPETDMLLSLGGDGTFLLGARLAVHAGVPVLGVNFGRLGFLSENDPGRVADALSRGDWRVEERELLQVRCDDLPAEEFWPFALNEISVSRVSPSMLGVDVCVDGEALPTYWADGLLVATSSGSTAYSLSVGGPICLPETKVFIVAPISPHNLNVRPLIVPETSRLSITLRSRDSHAVLSMDNRHYTVPAGARIEVAAAPMRLRRIRLRESNFINALRSRLLWGEDVRNGGSQD; this is encoded by the coding sequence ATGAGACTGGCCTATTACATCAAGAAAGACCGGCTCAGGGGGGACACCCGCGTGGAGGCCCTCCTGGTCAGTCTGCGCGCTGCCGGGCATACGCTGTATGCCGTGGCGCAGCCGTCCGACCTCCAGCCGGAGACGGACATGCTGCTGAGCCTGGGCGGCGACGGTACCTTCCTGCTGGGCGCGCGGCTTGCCGTGCACGCCGGCGTCCCGGTGCTGGGTGTGAACTTCGGCCGGCTGGGTTTCCTGTCGGAGAACGACCCCGGGCGGGTGGCCGACGCGCTCTCGCGCGGCGACTGGCGCGTCGAGGAGCGGGAGCTGCTGCAGGTCCGCTGCGACGACCTTCCCGCCGAGGAATTCTGGCCTTTCGCGCTCAACGAGATCAGCGTCTCGCGTGTGAGCCCTTCGATGCTCGGCGTGGACGTGTGCGTGGACGGCGAGGCCCTGCCGACCTACTGGGCGGACGGCCTGCTGGTCGCCACGAGCTCCGGCTCCACGGCCTACAGCCTCAGCGTGGGCGGCCCGATCTGCCTGCCGGAGACCAAGGTCTTCATCGTGGCCCCGATCTCGCCGCACAACCTCAATGTCCGCCCGCTGATCGTGCCGGAGACGTCCCGGCTGTCGATCACGCTCCGTTCGCGCGACTCCCACGCGGTCCTGTCGATGGACAACCGCCACTACACGGTCCCGGCCGGTGCCCGGATCGAGGTGGCCGCGGCCCCGATGCGCCTGCGCCGCATCCGGCTGCGCGAATCCAATTTCATCAATGCGCTCCGTTCCCGCCTGCTTTGGGGCGAAGACGTCCGGAACGGCGGCAGCCAAGACTGA
- a CDS encoding undecaprenyl diphosphate synthase (manually curated) — protein MQIPTRLPQHVSFIMDGNGRWAQARGKERVQGHFEGVESVRAVMEASVEWGIPYVSFFAFSEENWGRPEEEVRTLMELMGRAMLAELDNFQRHGVRFIVLGNRARLSDELNADIDRAMTETAGNRSLTMILFLSYSGRWDILQAAEKMAHDLIDHPGQRPRPEDLERYLVTAGLPDPDLLIRTSGEKRISNYLLWQTAYTEFVFTDTFWPDFRKEAYLKALEEFASRDRRFGKIK, from the coding sequence ATGCAGATACCGACCAGACTCCCGCAACACGTGTCCTTTATCATGGACGGCAACGGCCGTTGGGCCCAGGCCCGTGGCAAAGAGCGCGTGCAGGGACATTTCGAGGGCGTGGAGAGTGTCCGCGCCGTGATGGAGGCCTCCGTGGAGTGGGGCATCCCGTACGTTTCCTTCTTCGCTTTCTCCGAGGAGAACTGGGGACGCCCGGAAGAGGAAGTCCGGACGCTGATGGAACTGATGGGCCGCGCGATGCTGGCCGAGCTCGACAATTTCCAGCGCCACGGCGTCCGTTTCATCGTCCTGGGCAACCGCGCCCGCCTGTCGGACGAGCTCAACGCCGACATCGACCGCGCCATGACGGAAACGGCCGGCAACCGGTCGCTCACGATGATCCTTTTCCTGAGCTACAGCGGGCGCTGGGATATTCTGCAGGCGGCCGAGAAAATGGCACACGATTTGATTGACCATCCCGGGCAACGGCCGCGCCCCGAAGACCTGGAGCGCTACCTGGTGACCGCTGGCCTCCCGGATCCGGACTTGCTGATCCGCACCTCGGGAGAAAAGAGAATCAGCAATTATTTACTTTGGCAGACGGCATACACCGAGTTTGTGTTTACCGACACGTTCTGGCCCGACTTCCGCAAGGAGGCGTACCTGAAGGCCCTGGAGGAGTTCGCTTCGCGGGACCGGCGTTTCGGAAAAATCAAATAA
- a CDS encoding periplasmic chaperone for outer membrane proteins Skp has product MKKLPLIFSIIALAGVIAFAIADLTRGSKKPATVESADAPALQGEVVYFNMDRVLQEYDRANDLRSVVETKVNSINQEVTRRQNKLQKDANAFSDKMNKGLMTQSSAQVQYQKLQEQEASFNTYAQQKQQEILEEQQVMLNQISDAIKTFVDAYNAEKGYAMIIATQGDILPMPVVTAIDRDITDELIEGLNAAYVKEKGKKE; this is encoded by the coding sequence ATGAAGAAATTACCCCTTATTTTCAGCATCATCGCCCTCGCCGGCGTGATTGCGTTCGCCATCGCTGACCTCACCCGCGGCAGCAAGAAACCCGCCACCGTCGAGAGCGCCGACGCTCCTGCCCTGCAGGGAGAGGTCGTCTACTTCAACATGGACCGCGTCCTGCAGGAGTACGACCGTGCCAACGATCTGCGCAGCGTCGTCGAGACCAAGGTCAACAGCATCAACCAGGAGGTCACCCGCCGTCAGAACAAGCTCCAGAAGGACGCCAACGCCTTCTCCGACAAGATGAACAAAGGCCTGATGACCCAGTCCTCCGCCCAGGTCCAGTACCAGAAGCTCCAGGAGCAGGAAGCCAGCTTCAACACCTACGCACAGCAGAAGCAGCAGGAGATCCTCGAGGAGCAGCAGGTCATGCTGAACCAGATCTCCGATGCCATCAAGACCTTCGTGGACGCCTACAACGCCGAGAAGGGCTATGCGATGATCATCGCCACGCAGGGCGACATCCTGCCGATGCCGGTCGTCACCGCCATCGACCGCGACATCACCGACGAATTGATCGAGGGGCTCAACGCCGCCTACGTCAAGGAGAAGGGCAAAAAGGAATAA
- a CDS encoding pyridoxine 5-phosphate synthase, producing the protein MTRLSVNINKVALIRNARGGNMPDVLKCALDCERFGAQGITVHPRPDERHIRYSDVRTLRPAVATEFNIEGNPTGSFSALVCEVIPDQVTLVPDAPDALTSNAGWDTVRNHSFLKRMCASFKERGIRTSIFIDPDPKMAEGAFKCGADRVELYTAAYAAGYAQDREAAIAPYLATAQAARDLGLGLNAGHDLSLENLAYFIRTIPWTDEVSIGHALICDALYMGLETTIKEYLSQIQNF; encoded by the coding sequence ATGACTCGATTGAGCGTTAATATCAACAAGGTCGCCCTGATCCGCAACGCCCGCGGCGGCAACATGCCCGACGTGCTGAAATGCGCGCTGGACTGCGAACGCTTCGGCGCGCAGGGCATCACCGTGCACCCCCGGCCGGACGAGCGCCACATCCGCTACAGCGACGTCCGCACGCTCCGCCCCGCCGTGGCCACGGAATTCAACATCGAAGGCAATCCTACCGGCAGTTTCTCCGCCCTGGTCTGCGAGGTCATCCCCGACCAGGTCACCCTGGTGCCGGACGCCCCGGACGCCCTGACGTCCAACGCCGGCTGGGACACCGTCCGCAACCATTCCTTCCTCAAGCGCATGTGCGCCTCCTTCAAGGAGCGCGGCATCCGCACCTCCATCTTCATCGACCCCGACCCCAAGATGGCGGAGGGCGCCTTCAAGTGCGGCGCCGACCGCGTCGAGCTCTATACCGCCGCCTATGCCGCCGGCTACGCGCAGGACCGCGAGGCGGCCATCGCGCCCTATCTCGCGACCGCGCAGGCAGCCCGCGACCTGGGCCTCGGCCTCAACGCCGGACACGACCTCTCGCTGGAGAACCTGGCCTACTTCATCCGCACGATTCCGTGGACGGACGAGGTCAGCATCGGGCACGCGCTGATCTGCGACGCACTCTACATGGGACTGGAAACAACTATCAAGGAATATTTGTCGCAGATTCAGAATTTTTAA
- a CDS encoding Glycosyltransferase involved in cell wall bisynthesis, with translation MKIAILSCFYPFRGGIAQFNANLFEELGKEHDVRAFNFSRQYPDLLFPGKTQYVTPQDTAVPIEAEALLDTADPFSWGRTARAIRRWDPDVLIVRYWMSWFALSLGHVAAHSGRRCKVIGILDNVIPHERHWFDRPLTRLFLGTLDGAVTLCEEVGRDLKALRPDIPHVVLPHPIYTHFGPKLPRADAERLLGLPAGRRTLLFFGLIREYKGLDILLQAFDLLDERYQLVIAGEPYGSFDKYQRLIDASRDPGSIHLFPDYIRDDEVKNYFSAADLTVLPYRSATQSGISSVSNHFEVPMVVTDVGGLKETVGDRGTGLVCEEGTPRCVADAITRYFDDPALQERLHAGILAEKQRLSWSRFAHDLTGFAERLQ, from the coding sequence TTGAAGATCGCCATACTGTCCTGCTTCTACCCTTTTCGCGGGGGGATTGCCCAGTTCAACGCCAACCTTTTTGAAGAGCTGGGCAAAGAACACGACGTACGTGCGTTCAATTTCAGCCGCCAGTATCCGGATCTGCTCTTCCCGGGCAAGACCCAGTACGTGACGCCACAAGATACAGCCGTACCCATCGAGGCGGAAGCCTTGCTGGATACGGCTGATCCTTTCTCCTGGGGCCGGACCGCCCGCGCCATCCGCCGCTGGGATCCGGACGTCCTCATCGTCCGCTACTGGATGTCCTGGTTCGCCCTCTCGCTGGGCCACGTCGCCGCCCATAGCGGCCGACGGTGCAAGGTCATCGGCATCCTGGACAACGTCATTCCCCACGAGCGCCACTGGTTCGACAGGCCGCTCACGCGCCTGTTCCTGGGCACGCTCGACGGGGCGGTGACCCTCTGCGAGGAGGTCGGCCGCGACCTGAAGGCCCTGCGGCCGGACATCCCCCACGTGGTCCTGCCGCACCCCATCTACACCCATTTCGGGCCGAAACTGCCCCGCGCCGACGCGGAGCGCCTCCTCGGCCTGCCGGCCGGACGCCGGACGCTCCTCTTCTTCGGACTCATCCGCGAGTACAAGGGGCTGGACATCCTGCTGCAGGCCTTCGACCTGCTGGACGAAAGGTACCAGCTGGTCATCGCCGGGGAGCCCTACGGCTCCTTCGACAAGTATCAGCGCCTGATCGACGCCAGCCGCGATCCGGGCAGCATCCACCTCTTCCCCGACTACATCCGGGACGACGAGGTGAAGAACTATTTCTCCGCCGCCGACCTGACCGTCCTCCCCTACCGGAGCGCGACGCAGAGCGGCATCAGCTCCGTCTCCAACCACTTCGAAGTGCCGATGGTGGTCACGGACGTGGGCGGGCTCAAGGAGACCGTCGGCGACCGCGGCACGGGACTTGTCTGTGAAGAGGGCACGCCGCGATGCGTCGCCGACGCCATCACCCGCTATTTCGACGATCCTGCCCTGCAGGAGCGCCTGCACGCGGGCATCC